One Vidua chalybeata isolate OUT-0048 chromosome 13, bVidCha1 merged haplotype, whole genome shotgun sequence genomic window carries:
- the FEM1B gene encoding protein fem-1 homolog B, giving the protein MEGLAGYVYKAASEGRVLTLAALLLNRSESDIKYLLGYVSQHGGQRSTPLIIAARNGHAKVVRLLLEHYRVHTQQTGTVRFDGFVIDGATALWCAAGAGHFEVVKLLVSHGANVNHTTVTNSTPLRAACFDGRLDIVKYLVENNANISIANKYDNTCLMIAAYKGHTDVVRYLLEQHADPNAKAHCGATALHFAAEAGHLEIVRELVKWKAAMMVNGHGMTPLKVAAESCKADVVELLLAHADCDRRSRIEALELLGASFANDRENYDILKTYHYLYLAMLERYRDSENVIEKEVLPQIEAYGNRSECRTPQELESIRQDRDALHMEGLIVRERILGSDNIDVSHPIIYRGAVYADNMEFEQCIKLWLHALHLRQKGNRNTHKDLLRFAQVFSQMIHLNEPVKAKDIESVLRCSVLEIEQGMARIKTTPDADIHTAMDNYECNIFTFLYLVCISTKTQCSEDDQSRINKQIYNLIHLDPRTRDGSSLLHHAVNSGTPVDDFHTNDVCSFPNALVTKLLLDCGADVNAVDNEGNSPLHIIVQYHRPISDFLTLHSIIISLVEAGAHTDMTNKQKKTPLDKSTTGVSEILLKTQMKLSLKCLAARAVRIYNISYQNQIPRTLEEFVQFH; this is encoded by the exons ATGGAGGGGCTGGCGGGGTACGTGTACAAGGCGGCCAGCGAGGGCCGCGTGCTGACGCTGGCCGCGCTGCTGCTGAACCGCTCCGAGAGCGACATCAAGTACCTGCTGGGCTACGTGAGCCAGCACGGCGGGCAGCGCTCCACGCCGCTCATCATCGCCGCCCGCAACGGGCACGCCAAGGTGGTGCGGCTGCTGCTCGAGCATTACCGCGTCCACACGCAGCAGACCGGCACCGTCCGCTTCGATGG CTTCGTCATCGACGGGGCCACCGCGCTGTGGTGCGCGGCCGGGGCCGGCCACTTCGAGGTGGTCAAGCTGCTGGTGAGCCACGGCGCCAACGTCAACCACACCACGGTGACCAACTCGACGCCGCTGCGGGCGGCCTGCTTCGATGGCCGGCTGGACATCGTCAAGTACCTGGTGGAGAACAACGCCAACATCAGCATCGCCAACAAGTACGACAACACCTGCCTGATGATCGCGGCCTACAAGGGCCACACGGACGTGGTGCGGTACCTCCTGGAGCAGCACGCCGACCCCAACGCCAAGGCCCACTGCGGGGCCACCGCCCTGCACTTCGCCGCCGAGGCCGGCCACCTGGAGATCGTCAGGGAGCTGGTCAAGTGGAAGGCGGCCATGATGGTCAACGGCCACGGCATGACGCCGCTCAAAGTGGCCGCCGAGAGCTGCAAGGCCGACgtggtggagctgctgctggctcacGCCGACTGCGACAGGAGGAGCAGGATCgaagctctggagctgctgggggccTCGTTTGCCAACGACAGGGAGAACTACGACATCTTGAAGACTTACCACTATTTATATTTAGCCATGCTGGAGAGGTACCGCGACAGCGAGAACGTCATCGAGAAGGAGGTGCTTCCCCAGATCGAGGCTTACGGGAACAGGTCGGAATGCAGGACCCCTCAGGAATTAGAGTCCATTAGGCAGGACAGGGATGCCCTTCACATGGAAGGCCTCATAGTGCGGGAGAGAATCCTGGGCTCGGACAATATCGACGTCTCCCACCCCATCATTTACCGGGGCGCGGTCTACGCGGACAACATGGAGTTCGAGCAGTGCATCAAGCTCTGGCTCCACGCCCTGCACCTGCGGCAGAAAGGCAACAGGAACACCCACAAGGACCTGCTGAGGTTCGCTCAGGTCTTCTCCCAGATGATCCACCTGAACGAGCCCGTGAAAGCCAAGGACATCGAGAGCGTCCTGCGCTGCAGCGTGCTGGAGATCGAGCAGGGCATGGCGCGCATCAAGACCACCCCGGACGCCGACATCCACACGGCCATGGACAACTACGAGTGCAACATCTTCACCTTCCTCTACCTGGTGTGCATCTCCACCAAGACGCAGTGCAGCGAGGACGACCAGTCCCGCATCAACAAGCAGATCTACAACCTGATCCACCTGGACCCGCGCACGCGCGACGGCTCCAGCCTGCTGCACCACGCCGTCAACTCCGGCACGCCCGTGGACGACTTCCACACCAACGACGTGTGCAGCTTCCCCAACGCCCTGGTCaccaagctgctgctggacTGCGGCGCCGACGTCAACGCCGTGGACAACGAGGGGAACAGCCCTCTGCACATCATCGTGCAGTACCACCGGCCCATCAGCGACTTCTTGACGTTGCACTCCATCATCATCAGCCTGGTGGAGGCCGGCGCCCACACGGACATGACcaacaagcagaagaaaaccccTCTGGATAAAAGTACCACCGGGGTGTCCGAAATCCTCCTTAAAACTCAAATGAAGCTGAGTCTCAAGTGCCTGGCTGCCCGCGCCGTGCGGATCTACAACATCAGCTACCAAAACCAGATCCCCAGAACTCTGGAGGAGTTTGTCCAGTTCCACTAG